The following DNA comes from Musa acuminata AAA Group cultivar baxijiao chromosome BXJ1-4, Cavendish_Baxijiao_AAA, whole genome shotgun sequence.
AGGTAACTCTTTGTTAAAGGAAATAAATGATAAGATCTTTGTGATCACATGATAATACAATTTCAACCTAATGAAAAGGATATCTTGAGTATGTGCCTATGTTGGAGGGTTATATGATTCAGCATGTCTTTTGTAACCTTAGTAGAGCAGATAGGGCAAACCTGTAAAGAGGAAACAGATCTAAATATCTGAATCAAGAAAAAGCATGCTGCTATGTTGAACAATCTGAAACAGCGATGAATGAGTCGGTGGGTTCCACTGCCTTCGTACTCAAGTAAGATTAACTAGAATTGTAGTGCTTTGATCATTCACTTGGgtcgacaatagttatcaaaactTGACAATGGCAATTATCAGGAACAGCAGGTCTCTAGCTTTTTGGAGAACAAATTGCTCAACTTAAAAGGTAGAAACAAAGGCAACAGAAACTTCCAGTATTAAGCTTagaataaaaataatttgatCTGATGGTGCCATATTATGTCCTCTTAACATAGcaaattttttttcttgctaTTATCATATTGCCAACGGTAATATattcatagtatcaaatttttcaaagatatttATCGACAGATTTTTAAAACTACATTATTTTTTTCTCACTACTTTTGGCTTTTATAGAACACGCATTATTCACATTCTCCTCCAATAACCATGCATGAATAGACACATGATGTGGCATCGGGGTACTTTCAATCGGGCCCATTTGTTACCAGAATCATACTGAATGATATCCATTCTTTCAAAAGGTTAGAATATAACCTAATGAGAATACATTTCAGGTGCTGACAACAAATCCAATTTAAGAATCAAGGAAGCTTTTCAAGTTCATGAAATGTATACATTGAGACCCAGGAATTCATTTAACGTGATGAATAAGTTATAGTTCTTCGTTTCTGATCCAAAGTTGTCTCATAAACTGCTAGTGATTTAGGCTAGTCGCAGCATGGTCATCAAATACGCATAGCATTCAAGGGAAAACGAAAAGAAGAAACTTTCTTTAGCAGTCAAGACTCGGAGTTATGGATGCTCACAGCTGCTTTGGACTCGAAAGCATGCTCTTCCTCGAGGTGAAAGCAGAGAGACGTGATGTCGTGATCCTCATAGCAGTAGGGACATGGGAAATCCGGGcggacctcctcctcctcctccatctcgaACTCATCGATGCTCGGCCGGTCTAGAAAGTTCCAATCTTGAATTCAGCAAACGGAAAGAATACAAATAATGATTCCCATGAAACAAGAACGATCGCAAATCAAACGAACAATTTCCCACGATCCCCACTAGACACAACAAAacataaaaggaaaaagagtggcGCGAACGAAGGACTCGATCGGAGAGCGACCTGGTTGGATATTCTGCCGGTGCCGGGTCGAGTAATGCCTCTTTGCGGCGGCGAGGCGAGAGATCCAGAGATCGGAATCCATCAATTTGTACAGCGACTTCAAAAATCCAACGACAAACACGATCGATTCCTCTCCTTCTTGTCACCAATCACCCCCAGCTACCTCAAACTGCTACGATATGCCGCCTCAGATTTCTACGTCGGAGATCAAACCTCGgagcggggagagagagagagggggggcgggggagggggagacagagagagagagagagagagagagagaggcggaaaGGAGCGGATAAAAAATGGGGTTCTATTTGTCCTCCGCCTTCTATTCTTTTAGATTATTTACATGTTTGTACCAGCCATTTTGATTAGCTGATaagtctttatttttttattttttttatatatttaatacttATAAAACTATGAAAGTTTATAatcttttattaaataataaaatataaaattttaggtTATTTATAATTTTCAACTTACTACTAAAAATCTTTATTAtacacaacaataacaataaaatcataagttttgATTATTTATCATTAGCtatatgaatttttaaaaattatatatttaattaaatttgtaatacttaaatttttatgtttcttttagCTAATATTACATTGAATTATTTCCTTTTATTTGATCCTATATCTAAGCGAtagtaattattcatgaataaaaatattttttctatattttcaaaTAACTCCATATATCCCTCTCAATATTTTCAACTTAGCgacataaatttattttatatgtttttttttaattatccaacactcagatccataaatattattagttttataacttttttattttttttattttaaaaatatccaaTTATACAACAGTTTTGGTGTCCTTTGTTATTTTAACTATCATATTCTTCTCCTTTGTTATTTTAACTATCATATTTTTACTTTATGAATATTCCTTTGTTAGTTCATATCCTAAATATTCACAATATAACTATGAATTAAACAGTATTTGCTCTCATACAGAGCAGaagacattaattttttttatttcctcgtAAAATGGAAAACCACAGAGTTACTGTAGTCGGAAGAACTCAGCTCACATTGCCATACTGTTTGCCATCATGAGAGAGCCATCTCCCATGCCAACTCAtgttatttcttaaaacataagtgtatatttatacatatatgttaaTCCATGGGAGCCAACTGAAGCACATTAATgcaaacattttttttttgaaatatgttTAATTAGGAGGCTAGTTTGGTGGATTTAAGGTAGAAAAATAAGTATTACGTTCGACTCTTATTTGTGGATTTTTTTTCGCTCATTCCTACGTGACAGAGAGAGAGGATGATCGAATGAGAGGGACGGTAGAGATGAGACTTGTAAACTGACGTTGCGAGTGATACGCGCAAAGGATCCGAAAGCGCCACATGAGCGCGTTCCGGTCAAATCCCACTAGCGGCAACGGAATCCAAATATGACCGTTGCGAGCGACAGGGCTCATAATGACGCGCTCCCCGAAGCAGCCTTTACTGCTATTAACAATAAATACATGTGTATACATGAACATGGCCGCCACCGGGCCACAAGGAAAACCACGTCTTTCTTCCTCGGGCGTTCCTGTCTCTCCCTCCTTGCTTTATTCTCTGCTTCTGCTCTGCTTTTTCTTATCTTCTCTATCAATTCGTGGCATTCAGAATccgtagaggaggaggaggaggaggagagattgCTGCAATGGCGAAAGGCTCCCCTGAGGCAGCAGttaacggaggaggaggaggggaggggaCGAAGAGCGAGGCGGCGGAGTTGGCTGCCCACCCCTACGATTTCCATGTGTCTGGCCCCCGCAATCTCTCCTCCCCTAACTGGAGGGACCTCATTCGCTCCAGCTGGTAcccatctctctttctctcactcactctctttctctctctctggtgATTTCTTTTGGGGGTTCCTGAGATGCATTCTTGGTGATTTCTTTTGGTTCTTGAGATGTATTCGAAGGTTGGGTTTAGAGTCGTTCTTGGTTGCAGTTTCTTGCCAGCTTTTTACCCTCTAATTTCTTTCAGTTCTATGTTTGTTTCTTTAATTCTCACGGTGGAACATCAAATTAAACAAGAAACAATCGAACAATTTACTGGCTAAATTAGATGTTTCACCACAAACAAACGAACGAAGAAGCAAAACTTTAGGACCTAAAGGATGAGATCGAGTTGATGAGGACGAGGAGGAAGCAAGATAGGTTTCCATTTTCTTACTCCCTTccaatttctttcattttttttccttactGGAATCTACAAATTGGTGATGTTAAAAAAAGGGATGATTGGGTTCAACTAAGCATCCTACTGTTTTCTTTCCTAAGATTGAGTTTCTCCAAAATAAGAaagcatttaaaaagaaaaaacttcATGGAAATAATACTCATATGTATTGTTTTAACCAATCTGATGTTGTCaatgatttcctttttttttcttttctttttcaactTAAAGCATGACCTTTGTCCCGATCTTCCTCCTTCTCTCTAAATGAATTGGGCTAAGACATCCATATCGTAGAAGGATTATTCTACAGTCAAGTCTAATTGGTTTAACAATGTAGTACAGGTGGGTCTCTTTAGCCTTACAGAAAGCAAGAGATGAAACCTCAATGATCCAAAATCCAAATGAGCCACAAATCTCCTACTGTTGTAAAGTATGTTTTTTCCTAGTTTCACATACGGAAATTTTCTACACCAGCTGACCTGAATCAAGAAGATTTCCAGAGTGAGCATCCCAATTCTGCTATGGCTGCTTTGTGCCTCTTATATTTCACTCAATATGCATGCACTGAGCCCCAGCATATGGTGACATCACCCTTGGACGGCCAAAAGCCAACAAAAGATTTTTTGTTTGACCTAATAATTTCTACAAATTCATCTTTTTTTCTGTAAAATAAAGTGTCTTTTCTGTAGTCCGACACCTTTATGACATCCTACCATCAAAACAAGATACTGGATCAGCTTTATGCATTTCAGCTAGAAAAGAATCTATTCAGACTAGTTTTGTCCCATGTTTGTCCTATCTTAGAAGATAGGAGATGTTAATAGTTCAAATGGGATCCGAAATTAATATATGAAGTTCGTATTCTCACATAAAGAATTTATGAAAAACCATCAAACAATTTATTGTGTAAAGATCATGAAAGTAATTACCCGCTGATTACATAGTTGGTGCTCATTTATGTGTTGCATCAACGTTGTCTCTTTTTCTGTGTAATTCATTGTTTTACCTTCCAACAGTTAATATACTTCTGATCAGCAAATGCTTTATAAACAATCTTAGTCTCCTTTTTACTGAGCTATACAGATTATAGGCCAAATGCCAATCATGGGCCAACATAAAATTGACTACCTCCAAACAATTTAGCTGTTACTGATAAAGTAaaagaatttgatgtatatcaagATAAAATTTGCAGATGATCATTGCATTTATAGGCTTGTTCTTTGGATCTTGTCCTGGTGTGCATCCTTCAAACCTATTCTGGCTCTGCTGTTTAtgctttaaaatttaaaattctgaTGCATTAAGTCGGTTGGTCTTAAATTTTCTGTAGGAGAGATCCAAACTACAAAAGGATGGTGATAGCATGTTTTGTTCAGGCGGTCTACTTGCTGGAACTTGACAGACAAGAAGAGAGAACCGAAGAGAATGGTCTTGCACCAAAATGGTGGAAACCATCTAAGTATAAGCTGACACAGACTCTAACGGACAAGAGAGATGGTTCCATATACGGTGCAGTTTTAGAATGGGACCGATCTGCCGCTTTATCAGAACTTATATTGATGAGACCAGCTGGTGCACCCAGGGCTGTTCTGGCACTCAGGGGGACATTACTGAAGAGTCCAACCATTAGAAGAGATTTAGAGGATGATCTCCGCTTCCTGGCATGGGAAAGCTTGAAAGGTTCGGTCAGGTTTCATGGAGCTCTCGAAGCACTTAAGGTGATGGTTGACAAATTTGGGAGCAACAATGTGTGTATCGGTGGGCATTCCTTGGGAGCTGGCTTTGCTCTACAAGTGGGAAAAGCATTGGCCAAAGAGGGGATTCTTGTGGAGTGCCATTTGTTTAATCCACCCTCGGTGTCATTAGCAATGAGCTTCAGAAATATCGGTGAAAAAGCTGGCTTTCTCTGGAAGAAAATTAAGGACAGTTTGCCTTCAAAAGTCCAAGTTGCAGTTGATGGCGAAGAGAATGCTCCTGTAAATGGAGGGAAGATGTTCTGCAATGAGATAAAGAAATGGGTGCCACATTTATATGTAAATAACAGTGACTATATCTGTTGTTACTACACTGACCCTTCTGGTGCTGTTGTCGCTACTGATGTTAGCTCAGACAAGGCCAAGATGATTAACAGTCCAGGAGAGGTAGTGGCAAAGCTTTTTGTCATGAACAAGGGGCCGCAGAAATTTCTTGAAGCTCATGGATTGGAGCAATGGTGGTCTGATGACATGGAACTCCAACAGGCTCTACACCACAGTAAGCTCATAGACAGGCAGCTAAGATCTTTATACACAGCTCCTCCACCATCTGGGAAGTCTTGATACAAGCTCCTCTGTTCCACTCGATCGTGAGTCTTTCGGATGTGCTCTTCTCGAGTATGATTCTACtgttttcttcccttttattATTCTTTCTGCGTAAGTTGAAAGTTGTAATGATATCTACTCTAGCTTTTTACATCTCTTTCTGCCTAACATAATGAACATAATCTATTTTGGTCAAATTGATACGCTCAAGTGTACTGTGAATGAGTTTTTCTGCTACAATCCAACAATGAACGGTGCTAAATTACTCGGTATTGTGATTCTCTTGAATTAATAAAGCCAAAGAACCTAACAGAAAATATGAGAACCAAAAGTGTAGGCTTACGTAATCATCGACCAACTCAAGTTACGTAACCTCTCACCATCAAAAGTATTTGAGAGTCAGCGCACTACTACTTTTTTAGCATTCCCGTGTTGTCTATGTGCTTATTAATAagtatttcttgatttttttttactttacatttttatgtttttatatttCATTTCCAAAGAAATTATATTAGAATATTtacaattttattatttatttatatctacTTTTTCTTTTGGCATGTAACAAACTTAACTGCTCCATTCCCAAACGATTCCCAGCTTTGCAAGCGGTCCAAAGTTGTTGGGTCTccgtaacagagagagagagggggagagggagCACCGAAGCATGTCTCGCGCAGCGGGGAGGGAGCGAAGAAGCGATCGTATCAGCGGACTAACCGACGAGCTTCTCCTCTCCATTCTGCTGAGCTACCAATCGGCGACGCTGCCGCCACGGCCGTGCTCTCCAAGCGGTGGAAGGGCCTCTTCCCCTCACTTCCTCGCTTCCGCATCGACTTCAGCCGAGCCGGCGCCCTTCCCACTTTCGAAACAGTGCGCAGCATCATATGCACCCGCGACAGCCCGTTGACGAGCTTCCACATGCAGACTACAAATGACGTACACTACGGCAGGTTCCGGCAGATGGTACACTCCGCCAGCGCCACGGGCATCCAGGAGCTCGCCGTTTCCCAAAGGGGATCAGTGTTCTTGCTGATCCCCAAATGCATCTTCTCATGCAGAACGTTGAAGAAGATAGAGTTGTGGCGCTGCTTTCTGCTG
Coding sequences within:
- the LOC135583338 gene encoding GDSL esterase/lipase At4g10955-like, with amino-acid sequence MAKGSPEAAVNGGGGGEGTKSEAAELAAHPYDFHVSGPRNLSSPNWRDLIRSSWRDPNYKRMVIACFVQAVYLLELDRQEERTEENGLAPKWWKPSKYKLTQTLTDKRDGSIYGAVLEWDRSAALSELILMRPAGAPRAVLALRGTLLKSPTIRRDLEDDLRFLAWESLKGSVRFHGALEALKVMVDKFGSNNVCIGGHSLGAGFALQVGKALAKEGILVECHLFNPPSVSLAMSFRNIGEKAGFLWKKIKDSLPSKVQVAVDGEENAPVNGGKMFCNEIKKWVPHLYVNNSDYICCYYTDPSGAVVATDVSSDKAKMINSPGEVVAKLFVMNKGPQKFLEAHGLEQWWSDDMELQQALHHSKLIDRQLRSLYTAPPPSGKS